A genomic region of Colletotrichum destructivum chromosome 1, complete sequence contains the following coding sequences:
- a CDS encoding Putative sterile alpha motif domain, High mobility group box domain-containing protein, giving the protein MAQLESIFAELGIMQYVGIFLEHGFDTWETIMDIAESDLYTLGVKLGHRRKLQRRIASSRGLAPGASLVASSRVTAEGPRIEAQRPVSARSEVKIGPAVTKRKYRRHPKSDDNAPERPPSAYVLFSSKVRDETKNRNLTFTEIAKLVGENWQNLSPVEKEPYETKGSRAREKYNHDLTEYKKTAKYRQYNEYLRKFKAKQASADQAKESSKRQKLESGNCLQNKSAGATSHSLRSTGSSTKSQPGCESSLNWKQQTCSVVSVSKLQYTTAVATAILHHNPTNASTHLPTRAQFDQETLHLMSPLDSHNLEHRPAWTGSQATPEVFRMHFPPVSGISSNSNGWGSMGIPRSPETKRVGVITPPQHPDASTSSPLKHEYPYTGSAASSDSGTSNPRTPSTSSLPIQAWVFNEMPSASAFKLQTSSFPKSPTLQGQFAATLEDSREIMNGRCSPSPALFRFESSSSTRSVGSLASSHSSLHVSSQTSVGTQDRSDPKLNGLSALVRASEIVKQTT; this is encoded by the exons ATGGCGCAACTTGAAAGCATATTCGCAGAGTTGGGTATCATGCAGTATGTTGGTATCTTCCTCGAACATGGATTCGACACATGGGAAACCATAATGGACATTGCAGAATCCGACTT GTACACTCTTGGAGTCAAGCTAGGTCACCGCCGT AAACTGCAAAGGCGTATCGCCAGCTCTCGAGGCCTCGCCCCTGGTGCGTCGTTAGTGGCGTCATCGAGAGTGACTGCCGAGGGGCCAAGGATTGAGGCTCAACGACCAGTCTCAGCGCGTTCTGAGGTCAAGATTGGACCTGCTGTTACCAAACGCAAGTATCGTCGACACCCAAAG TCTGACGATAACGCACCTGAGCGGCCGCCTTCGGCTTACGTCCTGTTCTCATCCA AGGTTCGTGATGAAACGAAGAATCGAAACTTGACTTTTACCGAGATTGCCAAGCTTGTGGGTGAAAACTGGCAAAACTTGTCAcctgtcgagaaggagcCATATGAAACTAAAGGCAGtcgggcgagggagaagtACAACCATGATTTGACGGAATACAAGAAAACTGCGAAGTACAGGCAATACAATGAGTACCTGCGAAAATTCAAAGCAAAGCAAGCCAGCGCAGACCAAG CGAAAGAGTCTTCCAAGCGTCAGAAGCTTGAATCAGGCAACTGTTTGCAAAACAAGAGTGCAGGCGCGACATCACATAGTCTCAGAAGCACAGGCAGCAGTACCAAAAGTCAGCCAGGATGTGAGTCGTCTCTCAACTGGAAACAGCAAACAtgttccgtggtgtctgtGTCGAAATTGCAGTACACAACGGCCGTGGCGACAGCGATTCTGCATCATAACCCTACGAACGCCTCTACGCATTTGCCCACTAGGGCTCAGTTCGATCAGGAGACATTGCACTTGATGAGCCCTTTGGACTCTCACAACCTGGAACATCGGCCTGCTTGGACGGGGAGCCAAGCCACCCCAGAAGTTTTCCGAATGCACTTTCCTCCAGTATCGGGTATTTCCAGTAATAGTAATGGATGGGGGTCCATGGGCATTCCTAGGTCTCCAGAGACGAAGAGGGTCGGTGTTATTACACCACCTCAGCATCCCGATGCttcgacctcatcgccgttGAAGCATGAGTACCCATACACCGGAAGCGCTGCGTCTTCCGACTCCGGCACGTCAAATCCTCGAACACCAAGTACTTCGTCTCTCCCTATCCAAGCTTGGGTGTTCAACGAGATGCCGTCGGCTTCTGCGTTCAAGCTGCAGACATCGTCCTTTCCGAAGTCCCCAACGCTCCAGGGTCAGTTCGCGGCTACACTAGAGGATTCTCGCGAAATCATGAATG GTCGCTGCTCGCCATCACCTGCCTTGTTCCGCTTTGAGTCAAGCTCCTCCACTAGATCGGTTGGTTCGCTTGCATCATCACACTCGTCCTTGCACGTCTCTTCTCAGACGTCGGTCGGGACTCAAGACAGAAGCGATCCGAAGCTTAACGGACTGAGTGCCCTGGTGCGAGCCAGCGAGATAGTGAAACAAACGACTTAA
- a CDS encoding Putative dynamin, P-loop containing nucleoside triphosphate hydrolase: MGIRMDATQKDVGLAAFSEDILKIEISGPDVIDVPRVFRVPTPGLTTESDIVLVENMVKSYMATRRTIILAVISCSVDIATHEILKPAEIADPEGVRTMGVLTKPDFVTGMATQGMIIDLVLVKRSTLRLG; the protein is encoded by the exons ATGGGCATTCGAATGGATGCAACTCAGAAAGATGTTGGGCTTGCGGCGTTCAGCGAGGACATCCTCAAGATCGAGATCAGCGGACCTGAC GTCATTGATGTCCCGAGAGTTTTCCGTGTACCCACGCCAG GACTCACCACAGAGAGCGATATCGTCCTTGTCGAGAATATGGTGAAGTCGTACATGGCTACCCGCCGAACTAT CATACTCGCAGTCATATCATGTAGCGTCGACATTGCCACTCATGAGATTCTTAAACCTGCCGAGATCGCTGATCCTGAGGGTGTGCGAACGATGGGTGTACTCACGAAGCCGGATTTCGTTACAGGAATGGCCACCCAAGGTATGATCATTGATCTTGTTCTTGTAAAGCGCAGTACCCTCAGACTTGGATAA